One Micromonospora sp. WMMD812 genomic window carries:
- a CDS encoding sugar ABC transporter permease — MSTDTARPDTTGRTPESPPPGARPPRTLGDGAFAVLLMLPALAMLAAIVVYPLVASLVTAFFEQSLVEPGRTFVGLQNITDLLGGDFWRLLRQTLVFTVGATIAPFLVGLALALALNTRIRGRATLRGLLLIPWLVPSVVVSFLWMWIFNANYGLANGALEALGLIDSPQAWLAGPGTAMTAVIVAKTWASFPWIMVMLLAGLQTVPVELHEAAETDGAGAVQRFFAVTLPHLRGIIGIVLLLELIWNFQHFDLIYVMTGGGPAGATETFATAVYETAFQGFDLGRAGALGLLWMVLLLAMVAIYVRRSEREGQL; from the coding sequence ATGAGCACCGACACCGCCCGCCCGGACACCACCGGCCGCACCCCCGAATCCCCGCCGCCCGGCGCCCGCCCACCCCGCACCCTCGGCGACGGCGCCTTCGCCGTCCTGCTCATGCTGCCCGCGCTGGCGATGCTCGCCGCGATCGTCGTCTACCCGCTGGTCGCGTCCCTGGTCACCGCGTTCTTCGAACAGAGCCTCGTCGAACCCGGCCGCACCTTCGTCGGCCTGCAGAACATCACCGACCTGCTCGGCGGTGACTTCTGGCGGTTGCTGCGGCAGACCCTGGTCTTCACCGTCGGCGCCACCATCGCCCCGTTCCTCGTCGGGCTGGCCCTCGCCCTGGCCCTGAACACCCGGATCCGCGGCCGAGCCACCCTACGCGGCCTGCTGCTCATCCCCTGGCTGGTGCCCAGCGTCGTGGTGTCGTTCCTCTGGATGTGGATCTTCAACGCCAACTACGGCCTGGCCAACGGCGCGCTGGAGGCGCTCGGCCTGATCGACTCCCCACAGGCGTGGCTCGCCGGGCCGGGCACCGCGATGACCGCCGTCATCGTCGCCAAGACCTGGGCCAGCTTCCCGTGGATCATGGTGATGCTGCTTGCCGGCCTGCAGACCGTACCCGTCGAACTGCACGAGGCCGCCGAGACCGACGGCGCCGGCGCCGTGCAGCGGTTCTTCGCCGTCACCCTGCCCCACCTGCGCGGCATCATCGGCATCGTCCTGCTGCTGGAACTGATCTGGAACTTCCAGCACTTCGACCTGATTTACGTCATGACCGGCGGCGGCCCCGCCGGCGCCACCGAAACGTTCGCCACCGCCGTCTACGAGACCGCTTTCCAGGGCTTCGACCTCGGCCGCGCCGGCGCGCTGGGCCTGCTCTGGATGGTGCTGCTGCTCGCCATGGTCGCGATCTACGTCCGCCGGTCCGAGCGGGAGGGACAGCTGTGA
- a CDS encoding carbohydrate ABC transporter permease, translating to MSRRSARDTRGSRAAAWTAVVILGGFGLLPVYWMLATAFTPAQQTFRYPPSFFPTQLTLDNFARLADEPDLLRYLVNSLIVSVVTAVLSVVVSAYMGYAFSKFRFRGRRSLMYFVLSSQMFPQALLLVTLYALFSAYHLLDTYTALVLSFTTFTLPLCVWMLKGFFDTIPDTLVEAARVDGASRLRTIHSVILPLSAPGLVAAGLFAFVRGWNDFIFALTLAGREKTTLPPGLVNAFLGEATAQWAELMAASLLASLPVVVAFIALQRFLVGGITAGAIKG from the coding sequence GTGAGCAGACGCTCCGCACGAGACACCCGCGGCTCCCGCGCCGCCGCGTGGACCGCCGTCGTCATCCTCGGCGGGTTCGGTCTGCTGCCGGTCTACTGGATGCTCGCCACCGCGTTCACCCCGGCCCAACAGACCTTCCGCTACCCGCCGTCGTTCTTCCCGACCCAGCTCACCCTGGACAACTTCGCCCGGCTCGCCGACGAACCCGACCTGCTCCGCTACCTGGTCAACAGCCTGATCGTCTCCGTCGTCACCGCGGTCCTCAGCGTCGTCGTGTCCGCCTACATGGGCTACGCCTTCTCCAAGTTCCGCTTCCGCGGCCGGCGCAGCCTCATGTACTTCGTGCTGTCTTCGCAGATGTTCCCCCAGGCGCTGCTGCTGGTCACCCTCTACGCCCTGTTCAGCGCCTACCACCTGCTCGACACCTACACCGCGCTGGTGCTGTCGTTCACCACGTTCACGCTGCCGCTGTGCGTCTGGATGCTCAAGGGCTTCTTCGACACCATCCCCGACACCCTCGTCGAGGCGGCCCGGGTCGACGGCGCGTCCCGGCTGCGCACCATCCACTCGGTCATCCTGCCGCTGTCGGCGCCCGGCCTCGTCGCCGCCGGGTTGTTCGCCTTCGTCCGCGGCTGGAACGACTTCATCTTCGCCCTCACCCTGGCCGGGCGCGAGAAGACGACACTGCCGCCCGGCCTGGTCAACGCCTTCCTCGGCGAGGCGACCGCGCAGTGGGCCGAACTCATGGCCGCGTCGCTGCTCGCGTCCCTGCCCGTCGTGGTCGCGTTCATCGCGCTGCAACGGTTCCTGGTCGGCGGCATCACCGCCGGCGCCATCAAGGGATAA
- a CDS encoding extracellular solute-binding protein: protein MNSNLSRRDMLRLVGLGAGALGLGGVAACAPSASGPEEDTAKSATNFSFASWSLADNASKAKIEQLMTGYGGKAGISVNGVPLAYNTYLNQLTLQVRGGQFTGAAQMDIAWLAGLAALGKLRDLGDVAKDAGYTEAALTSGQVDGKQVGLPWTTAAIGLIANRELMQKAGVTAAPATIADFEAALRALKGTGVIPYAASTKVAQLKDILIWMQTFGSPLLDGDKVTVGDDASIEAVTWYKKLYDEKLIAPDVERVDARTLFAQGKTAIYDDAIVGRDFVVKGSPDKSLADKLDPLARPVKTAGDKPRAVQWGHAVVVVEGEGANTATDFAKWLTSDEQTVLGYFKDLSLPPTTTKALGSEQVKTDAFTSQFSERITATATPNPFWKYPQYAQMETAISEQVQAVLVGKSKPADAMREAGQAVQALIK from the coding sequence ATGAACAGCAACCTTTCCCGCAGGGACATGCTCCGCCTCGTCGGACTCGGCGCCGGCGCCCTCGGCCTGGGCGGCGTCGCCGCCTGCGCGCCGAGCGCGAGCGGTCCCGAGGAGGACACCGCCAAGTCCGCCACCAACTTCTCCTTCGCGTCCTGGAGCCTGGCCGACAACGCCTCCAAGGCCAAGATCGAGCAGCTGATGACCGGGTACGGCGGCAAGGCGGGCATCAGCGTCAACGGTGTGCCGCTGGCGTACAACACCTACCTCAACCAGCTCACCCTCCAGGTGCGCGGCGGGCAGTTCACCGGCGCCGCCCAGATGGACATCGCCTGGCTCGCCGGCCTCGCCGCGCTCGGCAAACTCCGCGACCTCGGCGACGTGGCCAAGGACGCCGGCTACACCGAGGCCGCCCTCACCTCCGGGCAGGTCGACGGCAAGCAGGTCGGCCTGCCCTGGACCACCGCCGCCATCGGCCTCATCGCCAACCGCGAGCTGATGCAGAAGGCCGGCGTCACCGCGGCGCCCGCCACGATCGCCGACTTCGAGGCCGCGCTGCGAGCCCTCAAGGGCACCGGCGTGATTCCGTACGCCGCGTCCACCAAGGTCGCCCAGCTCAAGGACATCCTCATCTGGATGCAAACGTTCGGCAGCCCGCTGCTCGACGGCGACAAGGTCACCGTCGGCGACGACGCCAGCATCGAGGCGGTCACCTGGTACAAGAAGCTCTACGACGAGAAGCTCATCGCCCCGGACGTCGAGCGGGTCGACGCCCGCACCCTCTTCGCCCAGGGCAAGACCGCCATCTACGACGACGCCATCGTCGGCCGCGACTTCGTCGTCAAGGGCTCCCCCGACAAGTCCCTCGCCGACAAGCTCGACCCGCTCGCCCGGCCGGTGAAGACCGCCGGCGACAAGCCCCGGGCCGTGCAGTGGGGCCACGCGGTCGTCGTGGTCGAGGGCGAGGGCGCCAACACGGCCACCGACTTCGCGAAGTGGCTGACCTCCGACGAGCAGACCGTCCTCGGCTACTTCAAGGACCTCTCCCTGCCGCCCACCACCACGAAGGCGCTCGGCTCGGAGCAGGTGAAGACCGACGCGTTCACCTCGCAGTTCAGCGAGCGGATCACCGCCACCGCCACGCCCAACCCCTTCTGGAAGTACCCCCAGTACGCCCAGATGGAGACGGCCATCTCCGAGCAGGTCCAGGCCGTCCTGGTCGGCAAGAGCAAGCCCGCGGACGCGATGCGCGAGGCGGGCCAGGCGGTGCAGGCCCTCATCAAGTGA
- a CDS encoding glycoside hydrolase family 88 protein, which produces MTDTAYDTRLVAAVADATAATAPRIWGFGVGGTLTALLRAGDALHRPDLTQRVIDLVAPSLTAPPDPTDHLIAVEALLPLAARRPDLDVTDACRRWLAAVRHARPAHPGGPRLHRPDLPPWSSTVWVDCMHTDGPGLAALGHPDEAVAYATEYAAALQLPSGLFQHGYDAEAERGNGVAWGRGQAWALIGLTETLVHAPDDGLARRLTRLVDALAAHERDGEWSTVVDDPDAPVEASTSAYLAWVVPHAIDAGLVDPAHRAMADRAWHATLRRLDAAALTVSEATPVGAANDYHHRALGVFPWGQAPVLHAVLDRTSEEIR; this is translated from the coding sequence GTGACCGACACCGCGTACGACACCCGGCTGGTGGCGGCGGTCGCCGACGCGACCGCCGCCACCGCGCCGCGGATCTGGGGCTTCGGCGTCGGCGGCACGCTCACCGCCCTGCTCCGGGCCGGCGACGCGCTGCACCGCCCCGACCTCACCCAGCGGGTGATCGACCTCGTCGCGCCCTCGCTGACCGCACCCCCGGACCCCACCGACCACCTCATCGCGGTGGAGGCGCTGCTCCCCCTCGCCGCCCGGCGACCCGACCTCGACGTCACCGACGCCTGCCGGCGGTGGCTGGCCGCCGTCCGGCACGCCCGGCCGGCCCACCCGGGCGGCCCCCGCCTGCACCGCCCCGACCTGCCGCCCTGGTCGTCAACGGTCTGGGTCGACTGCATGCACACCGACGGGCCCGGGCTCGCCGCGCTGGGCCACCCCGACGAGGCCGTCGCCTACGCCACCGAGTACGCCGCCGCGTTGCAACTGCCCAGCGGCCTTTTCCAGCACGGCTACGACGCCGAGGCGGAACGCGGCAACGGCGTCGCCTGGGGCCGCGGGCAGGCCTGGGCGCTGATCGGCCTCACCGAGACGCTGGTCCACGCCCCCGACGACGGCCTCGCCCGCCGGCTCACCCGGCTGGTCGACGCGCTCGCCGCACACGAACGTGACGGCGAATGGTCGACGGTGGTCGACGACCCGGACGCACCGGTCGAGGCGAGCACGTCCGCGTACCTCGCGTGGGTGGTGCCGCACGCGATCGACGCCGGGCTGGTCGACCCCGCCCACCGGGCGATGGCCGACCGCGCCTGGCACGCCACCCTCCGCCGGCTCGACGCTGCGGCGCTCACCGTGTCCGAGGCGACCCCGGTCGGCGCCGCAAACGACTACCACCACCGTGCCCTCGGCGTCTTCCCCTGGGGCCAGGCCCCGGTGCTGCACGCCGTCCTGGACCGCACCAGCGAGGAGATCCGATGA
- a CDS encoding mandelate racemase/muconate lactonizing enzyme family protein — protein sequence MKVVDVRTYAVRAKPAETYWGARAWSADHGSALVDYPPMERRRYVYSDTIDAVLVRVETADGVIGWGEAKAPVGARATAAIIDDLIAPIAVGSRLDEIGRTWDRVYTGMRVRGHDSGFWLEALAGLDIALWDAFARTLDQPLHALLGGRYRDTLRLYASGVPAAPAGSGAAGQAAVRQEAQRLRDLGYDAVKVAIGARPEDDIASVQSVREVFGDQAAVYADAAGQYEVPQALRVGRALQEAGVGFFEMPLPPEDLDGYATLAARLDIPLALDSLATRHRALEFLRAGALRVLQPDVCRAGGITETMRIAALADAFGAQATPHVSIGSAIHWYASVQCAAAMPNFAVLEHWIGTNPLTAVARDAVAPVRGRCEVPRGTGLGITIDEDTVRALTGD from the coding sequence ATGAAGGTCGTCGACGTCCGCACCTACGCGGTGCGCGCCAAGCCGGCGGAGACCTACTGGGGCGCCCGGGCGTGGAGCGCCGACCACGGCAGCGCGCTGGTGGACTACCCGCCGATGGAGCGCCGCCGCTACGTCTACAGCGACACCATCGACGCGGTGCTGGTCCGGGTCGAGACGGCCGACGGCGTGATCGGCTGGGGCGAGGCGAAGGCCCCGGTCGGCGCCCGGGCCACCGCCGCGATCATCGACGACCTGATCGCGCCGATCGCGGTCGGCTCTCGCCTGGACGAGATCGGCCGCACCTGGGACCGCGTCTACACCGGCATGCGGGTCCGCGGCCACGACAGCGGCTTCTGGCTGGAAGCCCTCGCCGGCCTCGACATCGCCCTCTGGGACGCCTTCGCCCGCACCCTCGACCAGCCACTGCACGCCCTGCTCGGCGGCCGCTACCGAGACACCCTGCGGCTCTACGCCTCCGGGGTGCCCGCCGCGCCCGCCGGCTCCGGGGCCGCCGGCCAAGCCGCCGTACGCCAGGAGGCGCAACGGCTGCGCGACCTCGGCTACGACGCGGTCAAGGTGGCCATCGGCGCCCGGCCCGAGGACGACATCGCCTCCGTGCAGAGCGTCCGCGAGGTCTTCGGCGACCAGGCCGCCGTCTACGCCGACGCCGCCGGCCAGTACGAGGTGCCGCAGGCCCTGCGGGTCGGCCGCGCCCTCCAGGAGGCCGGCGTCGGGTTCTTCGAGATGCCGCTGCCGCCGGAGGACCTCGACGGGTACGCCACCCTCGCCGCGCGCCTTGACATCCCCCTCGCCCTGGACTCCCTGGCCACCCGGCACCGGGCGTTGGAGTTCCTCCGCGCCGGCGCCCTCCGCGTGCTGCAACCCGATGTCTGCCGGGCCGGCGGCATCACCGAGACCATGCGCATCGCCGCGCTCGCCGACGCGTTCGGCGCGCAAGCCACCCCGCACGTCAGCATCGGCTCCGCCATCCACTGGTACGCCAGCGTCCAGTGCGCCGCGGCGATGCCGAACTTCGCCGTGCTCGAACACTGGATCGGCACCAACCCGCTGACCGCGGTCGCCCGGGACGCGGTCGCACCGGTCCGCGGACGCTGCGAGGTGCCGCGCGGCACCGGACTCGGCATCACCATCGACGAGGACACCGTACGGGCGCTCACGGGCGACTGA
- a CDS encoding MBL fold metallo-hydrolase, with protein MRLVKFTHACVRLEDAERRLLIDPGVWTEPEAFDGVTDILVTHEHDDHFDLKRIVEVSGSRPVRLFAPEPVRKLAEEGGLAETVIVVAAGGEFNAGGFRVAAVGGEHAEVYDGLPGCVNLGYVIEGVYHPGDSYFVPHQRVTTLLVPAAGPWGRHREAIDMTRAIAPERAFPIHDRALSADVGYENFDGWMEYKGATEYRRILVGDSATL; from the coding sequence GTGCGACTGGTCAAGTTCACCCATGCCTGTGTCCGCCTTGAGGACGCCGAGCGGCGACTGCTCATCGATCCTGGCGTCTGGACCGAGCCGGAGGCTTTTGACGGGGTCACCGACATCCTGGTGACTCACGAGCACGACGACCATTTCGACCTTAAGCGGATCGTGGAGGTGTCGGGCTCTCGTCCCGTGCGACTCTTCGCGCCGGAGCCGGTTCGGAAACTGGCTGAAGAGGGCGGATTGGCGGAGACGGTCATTGTGGTCGCGGCGGGTGGCGAGTTTAATGCCGGCGGCTTCCGCGTGGCGGCGGTCGGCGGCGAGCACGCGGAGGTCTACGACGGACTGCCGGGCTGCGTGAATCTCGGCTATGTGATCGAGGGTGTCTACCACCCCGGCGACTCATATTTCGTACCTCACCAGCGGGTGACGACCCTCCTCGTACCGGCCGCAGGGCCCTGGGGCAGGCACCGTGAGGCCATCGACATGACCCGGGCGATCGCCCCGGAGCGGGCGTTCCCCATCCATGACCGGGCACTGTCGGCGGACGTCGGCTACGAGAACTTCGACGGCTGGATGGAGTACAAGGGCGCAACGGAATACAGGCGAATCCTCGTCGGCGATAGCGCCACCCTTTGA
- a CDS encoding AlpA family phage regulatory protein, translating to MGKKLRLVGSGEIRTMLGGVSRQRVYQITNRRDFPEPVATLQMGNVWLAEDVEAWIAARRGDLD from the coding sequence ATGGGCAAGAAGCTGCGGTTGGTAGGTTCGGGCGAGATCCGGACCATGCTCGGCGGCGTCTCCCGACAGCGCGTCTACCAGATCACCAACCGTCGTGATTTCCCCGAGCCTGTGGCCACGCTCCAGATGGGCAACGTCTGGCTTGCCGAGGACGTTGAGGCGTGGATCGCCGCCAGGCGCGGCGACCTGGACTAA